The following coding sequences lie in one Spartobacteria bacterium genomic window:
- the mutS gene encoding DNA mismatch repair protein MutS, whose product MSENVAKQDTPMMKQYRRIRAEIAEDTILFFRLGDFYEMFYDDAKRAAGILDIALTKRHKMPMCGVPYHAAEGYIAKILRAGRKVAICEQIEDPALAKGIVERAVTRVITPGTVLDEPVLEARKNNYLAGVCRTGKVIGLALMDLSTGEFWMEESSDPCAVSDNLMRYAPTECIYPEEERDDPVWKDLFIAAGLTVLTPHDDWTFDVQCAKEALLRHFNIHSLMGFGCENKTAGVGAAGAVLHYVTKELHRNLQHVRQLRVSNPQEYMVVDEATALNLDLISTRSQGRGADPTLLGVLDVTKTPMGSRMLRDWLLRPLQQLDRITARHNAVGALCDEWRLLQDVRELLGDVRDLERLVSRLSAGGGNARDLRSVSSSLSVLPELKALLEGHSFDALSSLSADIATLPDVCAWIERAIVDEPPVTIKDGGMFRKDYNQDLDELRQAASLGRQWLADFQAREQEKTGIKSLKVRHNKVFGYYIEVTKSQLDAVPESYVRKQTLVNAERFIVPELKEYETKILGAQERSVELEYELFVELRSAVVQETVAIQKTAAAVARLDVLAGFAEKARTQHYTRPIMNEGTKLVIKDGRHPVIEQMTENERFVPNDTLLDTRGDQLIIITGPNMAGKSTYIRQVALIVIMAQVGSFVPAYEAEIGVIDRVFTRVGASDDLARGRSTFMVEMQETANILNNATPRSLIVLDEIGRGTSTFDGISIAWAVAEFLHDNEQVKAKTLFATHYHELTDLALTMSGVKNYNVLVKEKGDKIAFLRKIIPGAADKSYGIQVGRLAGLPDPVIRRAKEILSNLEETEFADGGKPNLAKTRSKKKKVCEDQLTFF is encoded by the coding sequence TGAAAACGTCGCAAAGCAAGATACCCCGATGATGAAGCAGTATCGCCGCATTCGTGCGGAGATCGCGGAAGATACGATTCTGTTTTTTCGTCTGGGGGATTTCTATGAAATGTTTTATGACGATGCCAAACGGGCCGCCGGCATTCTCGATATTGCGCTGACGAAACGTCATAAAATGCCCATGTGCGGCGTGCCTTATCACGCCGCCGAAGGCTATATTGCAAAAATATTGCGTGCGGGACGCAAGGTGGCGATCTGCGAACAGATTGAAGATCCTGCTCTGGCCAAGGGCATTGTGGAACGCGCTGTGACGCGGGTTATTACGCCAGGCACGGTACTGGATGAACCCGTTCTGGAGGCGAGGAAAAACAATTATCTGGCCGGTGTCTGCCGTACGGGAAAAGTCATCGGGCTGGCACTGATGGACTTGTCGACGGGGGAATTCTGGATGGAGGAGTCTTCCGATCCCTGTGCCGTCAGTGATAATTTGATGCGATATGCACCCACAGAATGCATTTACCCTGAAGAGGAGCGGGATGACCCTGTCTGGAAGGATTTATTTATTGCCGCTGGGTTGACTGTACTAACCCCGCATGATGATTGGACCTTTGATGTGCAATGCGCTAAAGAGGCTCTGCTTCGTCATTTCAATATTCATTCACTGATGGGATTTGGCTGCGAAAATAAAACAGCCGGTGTTGGCGCCGCAGGCGCAGTTCTCCATTATGTAACCAAGGAACTGCATCGTAATTTACAACATGTACGACAGCTGCGGGTGAGTAATCCGCAAGAATACATGGTTGTCGACGAGGCAACGGCACTGAATCTCGATTTGATTTCCACGCGCTCGCAGGGACGTGGTGCCGACCCCACATTGCTGGGCGTTTTGGATGTGACGAAAACCCCGATGGGGAGCCGAATGTTGCGGGACTGGCTGTTGCGGCCGTTGCAGCAGCTGGATCGTATTACCGCACGCCACAATGCGGTCGGAGCGTTGTGCGATGAGTGGCGGTTGTTGCAGGATGTTCGTGAATTGCTCGGCGATGTGCGGGATTTGGAGCGGCTCGTTTCGCGCTTGAGCGCGGGTGGCGGCAATGCACGGGATTTGCGGTCGGTTTCTTCCTCCCTCAGCGTCCTGCCTGAACTGAAGGCCTTGCTTGAGGGGCACTCCTTTGATGCACTGTCATCGTTGTCAGCGGATATTGCTACATTGCCGGACGTCTGCGCATGGATCGAACGGGCAATTGTCGATGAACCGCCTGTCACAATCAAAGACGGCGGTATGTTCCGAAAGGATTATAACCAGGATTTGGATGAACTACGCCAGGCGGCTTCGCTCGGTCGTCAGTGGCTCGCGGATTTTCAGGCCAGGGAGCAGGAGAAGACGGGGATTAAATCGCTGAAAGTCCGTCATAACAAGGTGTTTGGTTATTATATTGAAGTAACCAAAAGCCAGCTCGATGCGGTGCCGGAATCTTATGTGCGAAAACAGACACTGGTGAATGCCGAACGGTTCATTGTCCCCGAACTGAAAGAATATGAAACGAAGATTCTTGGGGCACAGGAGCGGTCGGTTGAGCTGGAATACGAGCTCTTTGTTGAGTTACGGTCTGCTGTAGTTCAGGAAACGGTCGCGATCCAAAAAACGGCAGCGGCTGTCGCGCGACTGGATGTGCTGGCGGGTTTTGCCGAGAAAGCGCGAACCCAGCATTATACGCGTCCCATTATGAATGAGGGAACAAAGCTGGTCATTAAGGACGGGCGTCATCCGGTCATTGAGCAAATGACAGAAAATGAACGTTTTGTACCTAATGATACATTGCTGGATACGCGGGGTGACCAGTTAATCATCATCACCGGGCCGAATATGGCAGGGAAATCTACCTATATTCGTCAGGTTGCTCTGATTGTTATTATGGCGCAGGTAGGCTCTTTTGTTCCCGCTTATGAGGCGGAAATCGGCGTCATTGATCGTGTTTTTACCCGTGTCGGTGCCAGCGATGATTTAGCACGCGGACGCAGTACCTTTATGGTGGAAATGCAGGAAACGGCCAATATCCTAAACAATGCGACGCCGCGCAGCCTTATTGTCCTCGATGAAATTGGCAGGGGTACCAGTACGTTCGACGGAATCAGCATCGCTTGGGCGGTAGCTGAATTTTTGCATGACAATGAGCAGGTTAAAGCAAAAACACTGTTTGCAACGCATTATCATGAATTGACCGATTTGGCTCTGACCATGAGCGGCGTTAAAAATTACAATGTGCTGGTCAAAGAAAAGGGCGATAAAATTGCGTTCTTACGTAAAATCATTCCCGGTGCCGCCGATAAAAGTTATGGCATTCAGGTGGGGCGTCTGGCTGGATTACCTGATCCCGTGATTCGTCGCGCGAAAGAAATTCTTTCGAATCTGGAAGAGACCGAATTCGCCGATGGGGGTAAACCGAATCTGGCAAAGACCCGTTCTAAAAAGAAGAAAGTCTGTGAAGATCAGTTAACCTTCTTTTAG
- a CDS encoding transposase, translated as MLTNLIGSGLLDDMRRKRIKRCHLAYYHCMTRVVGRQMLLGDVEKEHMRILIRKVEAFTGVRVLTYALMTNHIHLLLEEPDRATDVSEKLLEERMRALYSVEEMGEIAARWADWLGQGNTDAILEDQARYRRRMHDISEFMKTVKHRFSFWYNRLHNRKGTLWSERFKSVLVEGGTALRTVAAYIEMNPVRAGLVADPSAYRFCGLGDAAEGSQVARNGIVEIMVHKGRSFGRDVDRSWQKQSSRYVDEVLTYGNVDRDIELQPMQRFLCRCRYFTDGQVLGSKAFVEEFFVANRDYFGPKRATGGRKIKGGWNGLYTIRDVGQTSGTG; from the coding sequence ATGTTGACGAATCTCATCGGATCGGGTTTACTGGATGACATGAGAAGGAAGCGGATTAAACGATGTCACCTTGCCTATTATCATTGCATGACGCGCGTAGTTGGTCGTCAGATGCTGTTAGGCGATGTGGAAAAAGAGCACATGCGAATACTGATTCGTAAGGTGGAGGCATTTACCGGAGTACGAGTATTGACGTATGCGTTAATGACGAATCACATTCATTTGTTACTGGAAGAACCGGACCGGGCAACGGATGTTTCAGAGAAATTGCTGGAGGAACGAATGCGGGCCTTGTACTCGGTGGAGGAAATGGGAGAGATTGCGGCACGCTGGGCTGACTGGCTCGGACAGGGCAATACGGATGCTATTTTGGAGGATCAGGCGCGTTATAGACGAAGAATGCATGATATAAGTGAATTCATGAAGACGGTTAAACATCGTTTTTCTTTCTGGTACAATCGGTTGCATAACAGGAAGGGTACATTGTGGTCGGAACGGTTTAAAAGCGTATTGGTGGAGGGCGGCACAGCATTGCGCACGGTCGCTGCGTACATTGAGATGAATCCGGTGCGAGCCGGGTTGGTTGCGGATCCTTCGGCATATCGGTTTTGTGGGCTGGGAGACGCAGCGGAGGGATCGCAAGTGGCACGGAACGGGATTGTGGAGATAATGGTTCACAAAGGACGGTCATTTGGCCGAGATGTCGATCGGAGCTGGCAAAAGCAGTCCAGCCGGTATGTCGATGAGGTGCTGACGTACGGAAATGTAGACAGGGACATTGAATTACAACCAATGCAGCGCTTTTTGTGTCGATGTCGCTATTTTACTGACGGACAGGTCTTGGGATCAAAAGCATTCGTTGAGGAGTTCTTTGTAGCGAACCGGGATTACTTCGGACCTAAGCGGGCCACTGGAGGAAGGAAGATCAAGGGTGGATGGAATGGTTTGTATACGATTCGCGACGTGGGCCAAACATCGGGGACTGGGTAA
- a CDS encoding uracil-xanthine permease: MNEKQSMLKTIVIGVQMLFVAFGALVLVPLLTGLDPSVALFTAGAGTLLFHLITGMKVPVFLGSSFAFIVPIQFCIKEYGVGATSGALGAVGLVYVALALIVKVGGVKIIHKYLPAVVIGPVIIVIGLKLAPVAVNMAKSFDGSGNYDGKAVLIACISLVTSALCVVFGRRIIHLIPILCGIFAGYVVSALMGHVDLTAVHEASWFVIPWKHALAMKSYALPVFSLPAILYMLPVTVAPAIEHVGDILAISQVTGHQYIKKPGLHRTLLGDGIATALAGLLGGPPNTTYSEVTGAVALTKSFSPIYMVIAAITAVVLAFCGKLGAVLRSIPVPVMGGIMIILFGMIACIGINSLIKHKVNLDKPRNMVIVAVILITGIGDMVFSFGSYAFGGIGLAGILGVLLNIILPDAWHESDGPLIEK, translated from the coding sequence ATGAACGAAAAGCAGTCCATGTTGAAAACCATAGTCATCGGCGTGCAAATGTTATTTGTCGCGTTTGGTGCTCTGGTGTTGGTTCCGTTGTTAACAGGTCTTGATCCTTCGGTGGCGTTGTTCACCGCCGGTGCGGGCACTTTGCTGTTTCATTTGATTACCGGAATGAAAGTTCCGGTTTTTTTGGGCAGTTCCTTTGCCTTCATTGTTCCTATCCAGTTCTGTATTAAGGAATACGGCGTGGGTGCCACCAGCGGTGCACTGGGAGCGGTTGGCTTGGTTTATGTGGCTCTGGCTTTGATTGTGAAGGTGGGCGGGGTGAAGATTATTCATAAATACCTGCCTGCTGTAGTCATCGGTCCGGTGATTATCGTGATCGGTCTCAAACTCGCTCCGGTGGCGGTCAATATGGCGAAGAGCTTCGACGGTTCGGGTAACTATGATGGCAAGGCGGTTCTGATTGCCTGTATTTCGCTGGTTACGTCTGCACTGTGTGTGGTCTTTGGCAGGCGGATTATTCATCTGATTCCTATTCTATGCGGAATTTTTGCCGGGTATGTCGTTTCGGCTTTGATGGGTCACGTGGATCTGACGGCTGTGCATGAAGCGTCATGGTTTGTTATTCCCTGGAAACACGCGCTGGCTATGAAATCCTACGCGCTGCCGGTTTTCTCTCTTCCTGCCATCCTTTATATGCTGCCTGTGACGGTGGCCCCTGCCATCGAACATGTGGGCGATATTCTGGCGATTTCCCAGGTCACGGGACATCAGTATATTAAGAAGCCCGGACTGCATCGCACATTGCTCGGTGACGGCATTGCAACCGCACTGGCCGGTCTGCTGGGCGGTCCTCCGAATACCACCTATTCTGAAGTGACCGGTGCTGTCGCGCTGACTAAATCCTTCAGCCCCATTTACATGGTTATCGCGGCCATCACGGCTGTTGTGCTGGCATTCTGCGGGAAATTGGGCGCGGTTCTTCGCTCCATTCCTGTGCCGGTTATGGGCGGGATCATGATCATCCTGTTCGGAATGATTGCCTGTATCGGTATCAATTCGCTGATCAAGCACAAGGTGAACCTTGATAAGCCCCGCAATATGGTGATCGTGGCCGTGATTTTGATCACGGGTATCGGCGATATGGTCTTTTCCTTTGGAAGCTATGCCTTCGGCGGGATTGGACTGGCCGGAATTCTGGGCGTGCTGTTGAATATTATTCTGCCTGATGCCTGGCACGAAAGTGATGGCCCGCTCATCGAAAAATAA
- a CDS encoding prenyltransferase, which produces MKVTDIPMVLRAFAAPASVVPVVYGAVLAATFERSTLSLLWLCVTLAAMCCLHFSANVINDIKDYQNGLDVLPTPTSGGIVRGTLSIRTAWMIAGATGMIGAGLGLLIAWHAGGLIILYGVIGVAGMFFYSVGPFALKYAALGDAAVFLCFGVLGTLGSWTVQTGAFSWRPVLWSLPVAMYIVGILHANNWRDREHDRACHIKTTAILLGSRGSALYFYACMGLPPVLVTVYCVLPHVMSVPFPPFPPTALIVWLIAPLIFKMIHRARQYQKNPSLYPIDDLDGLVAQTSLIFGVLAVIGLLLS; this is translated from the coding sequence ATGAAGGTCACCGATATTCCCATGGTGCTGCGGGCTTTTGCTGCACCGGCATCGGTGGTGCCTGTGGTCTATGGGGCGGTGCTGGCTGCAACTTTTGAGCGTTCGACGCTGAGCCTGCTATGGCTCTGCGTCACGCTCGCTGCCATGTGCTGCCTGCATTTTTCTGCCAATGTTATCAATGACATCAAGGATTATCAGAACGGCCTCGATGTGCTGCCTACGCCCACCAGCGGCGGTATTGTTCGTGGCACCTTGTCCATTCGCACGGCCTGGATGATTGCCGGAGCCACGGGGATGATCGGTGCAGGTCTCGGACTTCTCATCGCATGGCACGCCGGCGGACTTATTATCCTTTATGGCGTAATCGGTGTCGCAGGGATGTTTTTCTATTCGGTCGGTCCCTTTGCACTGAAATATGCTGCACTGGGCGACGCGGCCGTTTTCCTGTGCTTCGGTGTGCTGGGCACCCTGGGATCATGGACGGTGCAGACTGGGGCGTTTTCATGGCGACCCGTCCTGTGGAGTCTTCCCGTCGCGATGTATATCGTAGGAATCCTCCATGCCAATAACTGGCGGGATAGAGAACACGATCGCGCCTGTCATATCAAAACCACGGCTATTTTATTGGGATCGCGGGGTTCTGCCCTATACTTCTATGCATGCATGGGCCTGCCGCCTGTTCTCGTTACCGTTTATTGTGTCCTTCCGCATGTCATGTCCGTCCCCTTCCCGCCCTTTCCACCGACGGCTCTGATCGTCTGGCTCATCGCACCATTGATTTTCAAAATGATCCACCGCGCCCGTCAGTATCAGAAAAATCCCTCATTATATCCCATCGATGACTTAGATGGCCTCGTCGCGCAAACAAGTCTGATTTTCGGAGTACTTGCCGTGATAGGACTCCTGCTCTCATGA
- a CDS encoding CPBP family intramembrane metalloprotease, giving the protein MTCSTLYLLVVGTLFPILFLLQRIQIGDFWWTMSASIVLCITLAAFTDKTYIPRVQNDLRQHTLIKITAGILSALLLYAVFWIGGQLLTSIIPTSANSIAHVYDFKTGASGLRIATLMTLIIGPGEELVWRCGLQERLTPTSGKLLAACLTILLYTGVHLVSGNPVLVLAALVCGTFWGGLYMIFRSPLLNMISHTLWDLLVFLVIPFA; this is encoded by the coding sequence ATGACGTGCTCCACGTTGTATCTCCTCGTCGTAGGTACGCTCTTCCCCATCCTGTTCCTCTTACAGCGAATACAAATAGGCGACTTCTGGTGGACGATGTCTGCGTCCATAGTCCTCTGCATAACGCTGGCCGCATTCACCGATAAAACCTATATTCCCAGAGTCCAAAACGATCTCCGTCAACACACACTCATAAAAATAACAGCAGGGATCCTATCCGCCCTCCTGCTGTACGCCGTGTTCTGGATCGGTGGCCAGCTGCTTACATCCATCATCCCCACCAGTGCAAACAGCATTGCCCATGTCTACGATTTCAAAACTGGAGCATCCGGCCTGCGCATCGCCACACTCATGACCCTGATTATCGGCCCCGGCGAAGAACTCGTATGGCGCTGCGGATTGCAAGAGCGACTCACCCCCACCAGTGGCAAACTGCTCGCGGCCTGCCTCACCATTCTGCTCTATACAGGCGTACACCTCGTCAGTGGCAATCCCGTATTAGTTCTCGCCGCCCTCGTGTGCGGCACCTTCTGGGGCGGCCTGTATATGATCTTTCGCTCCCCGCTTCTAAACATGATCAGTCATACCCTATGGGATCTGCTCGTGTTCCTCGTCATCCCGTTTGCATAA
- the amrS gene encoding AmmeMemoRadiSam system radical SAM enzyme — protein sequence MKQTAFSSVQADGRVQCLVCPHQCVLKEGQRGRCRVRMAQGNHMVSTVYGLACGLAVDPIEKKPLNHFLPGTPVLSFGTAGCNLQCAFCQNASLSCASEMDLQNRKLSPAEIAVLARENGCPSVAFTYNDPVVFLEYAMDTACCCHEQGIRTVAVSAGFMNVESRKALYGLMDAANIDLKSFSDAFYRTYCHAELAPVLDTLRYVHHETPCWLEVTTLIIPGLNDGDDEIDAMTKWIYHELGSEVPLHFSGFYPTHKMLDRPPTSMQSLLHARKIALNNGLHYVYTGNVSDVNTASTYCHKCGELLIERRVFTITENKLDQNGCCSRCGTLCAGVFSAPLL from the coding sequence ATGAAACAAACGGCTTTTAGTTCGGTGCAGGCGGATGGACGGGTTCAGTGCCTGGTTTGTCCGCATCAATGTGTATTGAAGGAGGGGCAGCGGGGGCGTTGTCGTGTTCGTATGGCTCAGGGGAATCACATGGTTTCCACGGTGTATGGACTCGCTTGCGGGTTGGCAGTGGATCCCATTGAAAAGAAGCCTTTGAATCATTTTTTACCGGGGACGCCGGTTTTGTCTTTTGGGACGGCGGGGTGTAATTTGCAATGTGCGTTCTGTCAGAATGCGTCTTTGTCGTGTGCCAGTGAAATGGATTTGCAAAATAGAAAGCTGTCTCCAGCAGAGATCGCGGTGTTGGCCAGGGAGAATGGATGTCCGAGCGTGGCTTTTACGTATAATGATCCGGTGGTTTTTTTGGAGTATGCAATGGATACGGCGTGCTGCTGCCATGAGCAGGGGATTCGCACCGTGGCGGTGAGTGCGGGTTTTATGAATGTGGAGTCGCGGAAGGCGCTGTATGGATTGATGGATGCGGCGAATATTGATTTAAAATCTTTTTCTGACGCGTTCTATCGGACGTATTGTCATGCGGAACTGGCTCCGGTTTTGGATACGTTGCGGTATGTTCATCATGAAACGCCCTGCTGGCTGGAGGTGACCACATTGATTATTCCGGGATTGAATGACGGGGATGACGAGATAGATGCCATGACGAAGTGGATTTATCACGAACTGGGGTCGGAGGTGCCGCTGCATTTCAGCGGATTTTATCCAACACATAAGATGCTGGATCGACCACCGACGTCGATGCAGTCCTTGTTGCATGCGCGGAAGATTGCGCTGAATAATGGGTTGCATTATGTCTATACGGGCAATGTTTCGGATGTAAATACCGCAAGTACATATTGCCACAAGTGCGGTGAATTGCTTATAGAAAGACGCGTATTCACTATCACAGAAAATAAATTGGATCAGAACGGCTGTTGTTCCCGATGCGGGACTTTATGCGCAGGTGTTTTTTCTGCCCCGCTGTTGTGA